A single Hippopotamus amphibius kiboko isolate mHipAmp2 chromosome 5, mHipAmp2.hap2, whole genome shotgun sequence DNA region contains:
- the ZNF25 gene encoding zinc finger protein 25 produces MNKFRGPVTFKDVTVEFTQEEWQLLDAAQRTLYREVMQENYRHLISVGYCVNKPNAIFKLRQGKEPWILEVEFPRRNYPEDLWNSHDQGARYQESQAENSRNGELTKHQKTHTSEKAYKCNECGKSFCQKSFLTVHQHTHSNDKPSEHGKSVSRNGDLTRQQKTPTREKTYECKECKKTFYHLSSLSRHLRTHAGEKPYECNQCEKSFYQKPHLMEHQKTHTGEKPYECTECGKFFYVKAYLVVHQKTHTGEKPYECKECRKSFSQKSHLTVHQRTHTGEKPYKCKECGKFFSRNSHLKTHQRTHTGEKPYECKECGKCFYQKSALTVHQRTHTGEKPFECNKCGKNFYYKSDLTKHQRKHTGEKPYECNECGKSFSVNSVLRLHQRTHTGEKPYECKECGKSFSQKSHFVIHQRKHTGEKPYECQECKETFFQKSKLTAHQKTHKEGKSLV; encoded by the exons GGACCAGTAACATTCAAGGATGTTACTGTGGAATTCACCCAGGAGGAGTGGCAATTGCTGGACGCTGCTCAGAGGACCCTGTATAGGGAAGTGATGCAGGAGAACTATCGTCACCTCATCTCAGTGG GTTATTGTGTGAATAAGCCAAATGCAATCTTCAAGTTGAGGCAAGGAAAAGAGCCATGGATATTAGAAGTAGAATTTCCACGTCGGAACTACCCTG AAGACCTATGGAATTCTCATGACCAAGGAGCAAGATACCAGGAAAGCCAAGCTGAAAATTCAAG GAATGGAGAACTCACAAAACATCAGAAAACTCATACCAGTGAGAAAGCctataaatgtaatgaatgtggaaagTCCTTCTGCCAGAAGTCTTTCCTCACGGTACATCAGCATACTCATTCAAACGACAAGCCCAGTGAACATGGGAAGTCTGTCTCTCGGAATGGAGATCTCACAAGACAACAGAAAACTCCTACCAGAGAGAAGACCTATGAATGTAAAGAATGTAAGAAAACCTTCTACCACCTGTCATCTCTCAGTAGACATTTGAGAACTCAtgctggagagaaaccctacGAATGTAATCAGTGTGAGAAATCCTTCTACCAGAAGCCACATCTCATGGAACATCAGAAAACACACAcgggagagaaaccctatgaatgtactGAATGTGGGAAGTTCTTCTACGTTAAGGCATACCTCGTGGTACatcagaaaacacacacaggggagaaaccatatgaatgtaaggaatgtagGAAATCCTTTTCCCAGAAATCACACCTCACAGTACATCAGAGAACACATACAGGggagaaaccctataaatgtaaggaatgtgggaaattctTCTCTAGAAACTCACACCTCAAAACTCATCAGAGAACTCACAccggagagaaaccctatgaatgtaaggaatgtgggaaatgCTTCTACCAGAAATCAGCCCTAACAGTACATCAGCGAACTCACACAGGGGAGAAACCCTTTGAATgtaataaatgtggaaaaaacTTTTACTATAAATCAGACCTCACTAAACATCAGAGAAAACACACAGGGGAGAAGCcctatgaatgtaatgaatgtggtaAATCTTTCTCTGTGAATTCAGTCCTTAGATTACATCAAAGgactcacacaggagagaaaccctatgaatgtaaggaatgtgggaaatccTTCTCTCAGAAGTCACATTTTGTCATACATCAGAGAaaacacacaggagagaaaccctatgaatgtcaGGAGTGTAAGGAAACTTTTTTCCAGAAATCAAAACTCACTGCACATCAGAAGACACATAAAGAAGGGAAAAGCTTAGTATAA